Proteins co-encoded in one Gemmatimonadaceae bacterium genomic window:
- the era gene encoding GTPase Era has translation MDALDHSTIPPTPTATRAGHVALVGKPNAGKSTLLNRLLGLKLAITSPKPQSTRVSAVGIVSTDDCQMILLDTPGLLDPSYTLQRSMLASAIASLRDADVAVYVHDATNGPPPALETLLPPGTPLPARRVTFANKGDLLNDGNRATLEAIPGVVVGSAEHGDGVDRLLAQVADMLPLSPFLYPADELSTQPVRFFAAEAIRESALAILHEEVPYGIFVDIEEFRENRKPHYIRAVLYVERDSQKGIVLGAKGRTIREIGTASRILIEKLVETAVYLDLWVKVMPDWRKDAVALRRFGFTVPHEGGA, from the coding sequence ATGGATGCCCTCGACCACTCCACGATCCCCCCCACACCCACCGCCACGCGCGCCGGACACGTCGCACTCGTCGGCAAACCCAACGCCGGCAAGTCCACGCTCCTCAACCGGCTGCTCGGCCTCAAGCTCGCCATCACCAGCCCGAAGCCCCAGTCCACCCGCGTCTCGGCCGTCGGCATCGTTTCCACCGACGACTGCCAGATGATCCTGCTCGACACCCCGGGACTTCTCGACCCGAGCTACACGCTCCAGCGCAGCATGCTCGCCAGCGCCATCGCCTCCCTCAGGGATGCCGATGTCGCCGTCTACGTCCACGACGCCACCAACGGCCCGCCCCCCGCGCTCGAGACGCTCCTCCCACCCGGCACCCCGCTGCCCGCACGCCGCGTCACCTTCGCCAACAAGGGAGACCTGCTCAATGACGGCAACCGCGCCACCCTCGAGGCCATCCCCGGCGTCGTGGTCGGCTCGGCGGAACACGGGGACGGCGTCGATCGCCTCCTCGCGCAGGTCGCCGACATGCTCCCCCTCTCCCCGTTCCTCTACCCCGCGGACGAACTGAGCACGCAACCCGTCCGGTTCTTCGCGGCCGAGGCCATTCGGGAGTCGGCGCTGGCCATCCTGCATGAGGAAGTGCCGTACGGCATCTTCGTGGACATCGAGGAATTCCGCGAGAACCGGAAGCCGCACTACATCCGCGCCGTCCTCTACGTCGAGCGGGACAGCCAGAAGGGGATCGTCCTCGGCGCGAAGGGACGCACGATCCGGGAGATCGGCACCGCGTCCAGGATCCTCATCGAGAAACTTGTCGAGACCGCGGTGTACCTCGACCTGTGGGTGAAGGTCATGCCGGACTGGCGCAAGGACGCCGTGGCCCTTCGGCGCTTCGGATTCACCGTACCTCACGAGGGAGGCGCATGA
- a CDS encoding Trm112 family protein, with product MTPTRPAGQGAMASGGLPDALLAILRCPKCKGQVRVVTRDGGAALECPACRLQYAIRDGIPIMLVDDARQV from the coding sequence ATGACCCCGACACGTCCGGCAGGTCAGGGCGCCATGGCCAGCGGCGGACTTCCCGACGCCCTGCTCGCCATTCTCCGGTGCCCGAAGTGCAAGGGCCAGGTGCGGGTGGTGACGCGCGATGGGGGGGCCGCGCTGGAGTGCCCGGCGTGCCGGCTGCAGTATGCCATCCGTGACGGCATCCCGATCATGCTCGTGGACGACGCCCGCCAGGTCTGA
- a CDS encoding diguanylate cyclase: MTGNVPAALLPVLTAWADARHLPLTVLPGAAVRETARRADGVPAMIIVGAEGDDAGAETLVGELKRDGRLQAVPAVMVITAAGGGLAARWLDAGADEVIASGVDGSEMRARLDAALRRSRRDVQVNPSTRLAGADALACAIAERIDQRVLFAACYADLDHFKEFNDRYGYAMGDDVIRTVARLLVDVVDEVSGAAGFVGHIGGDDFLFLVPLADVAPACDRIVRGADEILPLRYSAHDRQAGYFFGKDRRGRLDRVPLMTLSVGVVTNERRHFSCAVQVSELATEMKTYAKTLPGSVWAMDRRSDSEPVTLPEEKLP; the protein is encoded by the coding sequence GTGACCGGGAACGTGCCGGCCGCGCTGTTGCCCGTGCTCACCGCGTGGGCCGACGCGCGGCACCTGCCGCTGACGGTGCTGCCGGGTGCCGCGGTTCGCGAGACGGCGCGGCGGGCCGATGGCGTACCCGCCATGATCATCGTCGGCGCCGAGGGCGATGACGCCGGGGCCGAGACACTCGTCGGTGAGTTGAAGCGTGACGGCCGGCTGCAGGCAGTGCCGGCCGTGATGGTGATCACTGCGGCCGGTGGCGGTCTGGCCGCCCGGTGGCTGGACGCGGGGGCTGACGAGGTGATCGCGTCGGGAGTGGACGGCAGCGAGATGCGGGCGCGGCTCGACGCGGCCCTCCGGCGCTCGCGCCGGGATGTCCAGGTGAATCCCTCCACGCGCCTGGCCGGGGCGGATGCCCTGGCCTGTGCGATCGCGGAGCGGATTGACCAGCGCGTGCTGTTTGCAGCATGTTACGCCGATCTCGACCATTTCAAGGAGTTCAATGACCGGTACGGCTATGCCATGGGGGATGACGTCATCCGCACCGTGGCGCGGCTGCTGGTCGACGTCGTCGACGAGGTGTCTGGCGCGGCGGGCTTCGTCGGGCACATTGGGGGCGATGACTTCCTGTTCCTGGTTCCCCTGGCGGATGTCGCGCCGGCCTGTGATCGGATCGTGCGGGGCGCGGACGAGATCCTCCCGCTCCGCTACTCTGCACATGACAGGCAAGCCGGCTACTTTTTCGGCAAGGATCGTCGGGGACGGCTGGACCGCGTGCCGCTGATGACCCTGTCGGTTGGTGTGGTCACGAACGAGCGTCGCCACTTTTCCTGCGCGGTGCAGGTCAGTGAGCTCGCGACGGAAATGAAGACGTATGCCAAGACATTGCCCGGTTCGGTCTGGGCAATGGACCGCCGCTCGGACAGCGAGCCGGTCACCCTACCCGAGGAGAAGCTCCCGTGA